From the genome of Candidatus Bathyarchaeota archaeon, one region includes:
- a CDS encoding peptidyl-prolyl cis-trans isomerase, with product MPNKVHCAHILVKTQKEANAVLERLKKGEKFANIAKQVSLCPSGKRGGGLGTFSRGKMVKEFEKAAFALQKGQISPVVKTKFGYHVIKRLE from the coding sequence ATGCCAAACAAAGTTCATTGCGCTCATATCCTTGTAAAAACCCAGAAAGAGGCAAATGCGGTTCTGGAACGGTTGAAGAAAGGGGAAAAGTTTGCAAACATCGCGAAGCAGGTCTCGCTCTGTCCGTCGGGAAAGCGTGGAGGAGGCCTTGGAACGTTCAGCAGAGGAAAGATGGTGAAGGAATTCGAGAAAGCAGCTTTCGCCCTTCAAAAAGGACAGATTTCACCTGTAGTAAAAACGAAGTTTGGATACCACGTAATAA